A genome region from Myroides fluvii includes the following:
- a CDS encoding TrkH family potassium uptake protein, whose translation MPLFYIKDVVLNKIKYFLVRLPFLLSFISLFVLIFDLGFNTLNDYHKHLHHLYNVCLTFGMVIIVYRYYQAFRQKKFPSLGVKLFDIFSILLFLTLVVVRWQPEHTNRFFDSNAVIFFAVFIMLVREFSMLQLNLKKTKLTPPQLFIVSFLLIIFIGAFMLSFPKATVTPGSLRYIDALFTATSAVCVTGLSTVDIGSQFTFFGKTVMIFLMECGGLGIMTIASYFSYFFRGKASYGNQLVLKDMSSIDKLGDVFGTLKRIMIISGIIQFIGMIAIFISIRNQVFDSLFERIFFAIFHGVSAFCNAGFSTLPENLYTLEYRFNYPLQLIIAGLFIMGGLGFPIVYNVYKYIKHLIVDRLLPFSLKEASFYVPRVINLSTKIILITTAGLIVGGTALVYCLEYNNTLSEHQGFGKVVVAFFTATSPRTAGFASVDNNLFTVPTFLILILLMWIGASPISTGGGIKTTTFAIALLNIWALMKGKTRIEVNRREVDESAVRRAFAIIFLSLFIIGIALFALTFFEPNIDIIRLSYEAFSAYSTAGLSTGITAKLADPSKVTLIMLMFVGRVSILTILIAISKKETITNYRYPTEEILIN comes from the coding sequence ATGCCATTGTTTTATATCAAGGATGTCGTTCTAAATAAAATTAAGTACTTTTTAGTTCGCTTGCCATTTTTACTCAGCTTTATCTCTTTGTTTGTCCTGATTTTCGATTTGGGATTCAATACATTGAATGATTACCACAAGCATTTACACCATTTATACAATGTGTGTTTAACGTTTGGTATGGTTATTATCGTTTATCGCTATTACCAAGCATTTCGACAAAAGAAATTCCCTAGTTTAGGCGTTAAATTATTTGATATATTTAGCATACTCTTATTTTTGACGTTAGTTGTTGTTCGCTGGCAACCCGAACATACGAATCGTTTTTTTGATAGCAATGCTGTTATTTTCTTTGCTGTATTCATTATGCTTGTGCGTGAATTTTCTATGTTACAGCTCAATCTGAAGAAGACCAAACTTACGCCACCACAACTGTTTATTGTCAGTTTTTTATTGATTATTTTCATTGGAGCCTTTATGCTTTCTTTTCCTAAAGCGACAGTAACTCCAGGGAGTTTACGCTATATAGATGCTTTGTTTACTGCGACAAGTGCCGTATGTGTTACGGGGTTATCGACAGTAGATATTGGAAGTCAGTTTACTTTTTTTGGCAAAACTGTAATGATCTTTTTAATGGAATGTGGAGGATTGGGAATTATGACAATCGCCAGTTACTTTAGCTATTTCTTTAGAGGAAAAGCCTCTTATGGCAATCAATTGGTACTAAAAGATATGTCGTCTATCGATAAATTAGGGGATGTGTTCGGTACATTAAAACGCATTATGATTATTTCGGGAATTATTCAATTCATCGGAATGATTGCTATTTTTATCAGTATTCGAAATCAGGTGTTTGACTCGTTATTTGAACGCATTTTCTTTGCGATTTTTCACGGAGTTTCTGCTTTTTGTAATGCTGGATTTTCAACCTTACCTGAAAACCTCTACACGTTAGAGTATCGATTTAATTATCCGTTGCAATTGATTATTGCGGGGTTGTTTATTATGGGAGGATTGGGATTTCCTATTGTCTATAACGTATACAAATACATTAAACATTTAATTGTTGATCGATTACTTCCCTTTAGTTTAAAAGAAGCTAGTTTTTATGTACCTAGGGTTATTAATCTAAGTACGAAAATTATTTTAATCACAACTGCGGGTTTGATTGTAGGAGGAACAGCGCTTGTTTACTGTTTAGAATACAACAATACGCTATCTGAACATCAAGGGTTTGGAAAGGTAGTCGTGGCCTTTTTTACGGCTACTTCACCGCGTACTGCCGGATTTGCTTCTGTGGATAATAATCTATTTACCGTTCCGACGTTTTTAATCCTCATACTTTTAATGTGGATTGGTGCTTCTCCAATTTCTACTGGTGGGGGAATTAAAACAACAACATTTGCCATTGCGCTATTGAATATTTGGGCTTTAATGAAGGGGAAAACCAGAATCGAAGTTAACCGAAGAGAGGTAGATGAATCTGCTGTGAGACGAGCTTTTGCTATTATCTTTTTATCTTTGTTTATTATTGGTATAGCCTTATTTGCTTTGACTTTTTTTGAACCGAATATTGATATTATTCGCCTATCTTATGAGGCCTTTTCTGCTTATAGTACAGCAGGATTGAGTACGGGAATTACTGCGAAATTGGCTGACCCAAGTAAAGTGACTTTGATTATGCTGATGTTTGTTGGTCGAGTAAGTATCTTGACTATTTTAATAGCGATTAGCAAAAAAGAAACGATAACCAATTACAGGTATCCAACGGAAGAAATTTTGATTAACTAA
- a CDS encoding potassium channel family protein, whose protein sequence is MKYIIIGLGNFGASLAQKLTEQGNEVIGVDKNMARVDANKDKVSHTICLDSTDQYLVAGLPLANTDIVIVAIGEDQGANIMTTAVLKNLNVKRLISRAITPLHENVLQAIGVDEIVHPEEETAERWAKKLCIKGVVDSYEINGRYSIVEITISDRFANKTLEEIGFRTNYNLVVLTTLKVREERNFFGAQRKIHEVQGIASYDTVLHKGDIMVIYGDNKDIKRILND, encoded by the coding sequence ATGAAATATATAATTATCGGATTAGGAAATTTTGGTGCATCTCTAGCCCAGAAGTTGACCGAACAAGGAAATGAAGTCATCGGAGTTGATAAAAACATGGCTCGTGTAGATGCAAATAAAGACAAAGTATCGCATACAATTTGTCTCGATTCAACCGATCAGTACTTGGTTGCAGGATTGCCTTTGGCCAATACGGATATCGTGATTGTTGCAATTGGAGAAGATCAAGGGGCAAATATTATGACGACCGCTGTATTGAAGAATCTGAATGTCAAACGACTAATTAGTCGCGCTATTACTCCTTTGCACGAAAATGTACTACAAGCGATTGGCGTGGATGAGATTGTACATCCAGAAGAAGAAACAGCCGAACGTTGGGCAAAAAAATTATGCATCAAAGGAGTCGTAGATTCTTATGAAATCAATGGACGTTATAGTATTGTAGAAATTACAATCTCAGATCGTTTTGCTAACAAAACACTTGAAGAGATTGGTTTTAGAACCAATTACAACTTAGTAGTACTTACCACGTTAAAAGTCCGCGAAGAGCGCAATTTCTTTGGCGCTCAGCGTAAAATACACGAAGTACAAGGAATAGCTTCGTATGATACGGTATTGCATAAAGGCGATATCATGGTTATTTACGGGGATAATAAAGATATCAAGCGCATTTTGAATGATTAG
- a CDS encoding serine hydrolase domain-containing protein gives MNTKLAIALVSLVALASCKKQQEASMDLALNMPIIKEHNVFIDKPYESSFQELKPEYILEKGQQIEDFYNQYIKKSGYTGSFLVAQNGKILYENYSGYANKRQNEAITETTPIHVASVGKVVTAVTILRLVQEGLLSLDQPVSEIIDGFPYDNITVRTLLSHRSGLKYYGYYPNKWSNQNVITNDHVIEVINSKTVSLDFKPNTRFTYSNTNYVVLASIAEKVTGKKFKQVVRDLIFDPLEMNHSFVFDDITHKNQVTQSYNSNYREMHWDYMDGTYGDKNIYTTPRDMLKLDTALYSDDFLNADLKMQMTEGYSFESKGTRNYGLGLRLIKMKNDKNYTYHNGWWRGNTSSYIRLADSNACIILFSNKYSKLTYKTIDLSHYLGDYPVGNVEL, from the coding sequence ATGAATACCAAACTCGCAATCGCTTTAGTTAGCCTAGTAGCTCTCGCTTCTTGCAAAAAGCAACAAGAAGCCTCTATGGATTTAGCCTTGAACATGCCTATCATCAAAGAACACAATGTTTTTATTGATAAGCCATATGAATCGTCATTTCAAGAACTAAAACCCGAATACATCCTTGAAAAAGGACAACAAATTGAAGATTTCTACAATCAATATATCAAAAAAAGCGGATACACCGGAAGTTTTTTAGTAGCACAAAACGGTAAGATTTTATATGAAAATTACTCGGGTTATGCTAATAAGAGACAAAATGAAGCCATTACAGAAACCACTCCTATTCACGTAGCTTCCGTAGGTAAAGTAGTTACAGCTGTAACTATTTTGCGCTTAGTACAAGAAGGCTTATTGAGCTTAGATCAGCCCGTTTCGGAAATTATTGATGGCTTTCCGTATGATAATATCACAGTGCGTACCTTATTAAGTCACCGCAGTGGTTTAAAATACTACGGTTATTACCCCAACAAATGGTCCAATCAAAATGTGATTACCAATGACCATGTGATTGAAGTAATCAACAGTAAAACCGTATCCTTAGACTTTAAACCTAATACGCGTTTTACCTATAGCAACACCAATTATGTTGTACTTGCCTCTATCGCTGAAAAAGTGACAGGCAAAAAATTCAAACAAGTGGTACGAGATCTAATCTTTGACCCTCTAGAAATGAACCACAGTTTTGTCTTTGATGACATAACACACAAAAATCAAGTAACCCAATCTTATAATTCAAACTATCGCGAAATGCATTGGGATTATATGGATGGAACCTATGGAGATAAAAATATCTACACTACGCCAAGAGATATGCTCAAATTAGATACAGCCTTATACTCAGACGACTTTTTAAATGCTGACCTAAAAATGCAGATGACAGAAGGATATAGCTTTGAAAGTAAAGGTACACGTAACTACGGTCTAGGTTTGCGTTTAATCAAAATGAAAAACGACAAAAACTACACCTATCACAATGGTTGGTGGAGAGGGAATACTTCTTCTTATATTCGCTTAGCTGATTCGAATGCTTGTATTATCCTATTTTCAAACAAATATTCGAAATTAACGTATAAGACTATCGATTTATCTCATTATTTAGGAGATTATCCTGTCGGAAATGTTGAGTTGTAA
- a CDS encoding 1,4-dihydroxy-2-naphthoyl-CoA synthase, producing the protein MSKIEWKTAIEFEDITYKKCDGVARIAFNRPEVRNAFRPKTTSELYRAFYDAQEDTSIGVVLLSAEGPSPKDGIYSFCSGGDQKARGHQGYVGEDGMHRLNILEVQRLIRFMPKVVIAVVPGWAVGGGHSLHVVCDMSLASKEHAIFKQTDADVTSFDGGYGSAYLAKMVGQKKAREIFFLGRNYSAQEAFEMGMVNAVIPHDELEDTAYEWAQEILAKSPTSIKMLKFAMNLTDDGMVGQQVFAGEATRLAYMTEEAIEGRNAFLEKRKPNFPKKWIP; encoded by the coding sequence ATGAGTAAGATAGAATGGAAAACGGCAATAGAGTTTGAAGACATTACCTATAAAAAGTGTGATGGAGTAGCTCGTATTGCGTTTAATCGACCAGAAGTTCGAAATGCTTTTAGACCTAAGACAACGAGTGAGTTGTATCGTGCTTTTTACGATGCGCAAGAAGACACGTCAATAGGAGTAGTGTTGCTTTCGGCAGAAGGGCCTTCTCCAAAAGATGGTATTTATTCTTTTTGTAGTGGAGGAGATCAAAAGGCACGAGGGCATCAAGGATACGTAGGAGAAGATGGGATGCATCGTTTAAATATATTAGAAGTACAGCGTTTAATTCGCTTTATGCCAAAAGTTGTTATTGCGGTAGTACCGGGGTGGGCAGTTGGAGGTGGTCACAGTTTACACGTGGTTTGCGATATGTCCTTAGCGAGTAAGGAACACGCTATCTTCAAGCAGACTGATGCTGATGTGACAAGTTTTGACGGCGGATACGGATCGGCGTATTTAGCTAAAATGGTAGGACAGAAAAAAGCCAGAGAGATTTTCTTTTTAGGACGAAATTATTCTGCCCAAGAAGCGTTTGAAATGGGAATGGTCAATGCTGTGATTCCACACGATGAGTTAGAAGATACAGCGTATGAATGGGCACAAGAAATATTGGCTAAATCACCAACATCGATTAAAATGTTGAAGTTTGCGATGAACTTGACAGATGATGGAATGGTAGGACAGCAGGTATTTGCAGGAGAAGCGACTCGTTTAGCTTATATGACAGAAGAAGCGATAGAAGGGCGCAATGCCTTTTTAGAGAAACGCAAGCCAAATTTCCCTAAAAAGTGGATTCCATAA
- a CDS encoding M12 family metallopeptidase: MESGKQLEDFYDTKVVALPQGTHWAMVRFTFDSNLNTLQIAAIQQAMNELQELTNIRFYNATGEPTGNPSLGVNYNYITFYSSNVNNSQIGSVGGQQIINLVSFNSKTIMHEILHALGLFHEQSRPDRDTYIDVNVANIANENRHNFDRVTQNYLTLGAFDFNSIMLYDSYAFSVNGQPILTKKDGSVFYDNSQLFELDRSYVNTYYIPYKSNPNGTRVLIDDRVYKSDNSLMTQLERDNLERKLNGEQPLWDGTGKPPMQ; encoded by the coding sequence TTGGAAAGCGGAAAGCAACTGGAAGATTTTTATGACACTAAAGTTGTTGCATTGCCACAAGGAACCCATTGGGCAATGGTTCGATTTACTTTTGATTCTAACCTGAATACACTTCAGATAGCCGCTATTCAGCAGGCGATGAATGAATTGCAAGAATTAACTAATATTAGATTTTATAACGCAACAGGAGAACCTACAGGTAATCCTAGTCTAGGTGTTAATTATAATTATATTACTTTTTATAGTAGTAATGTCAATAATTCTCAAATAGGCAGTGTTGGCGGACAACAAATAATTAATCTAGTATCCTTTAATTCGAAAACGATAATGCATGAAATTTTACATGCTTTAGGTTTATTTCATGAGCAATCTAGACCCGATCGAGATACGTATATTGATGTAAATGTTGCGAACATAGCCAATGAAAATAGACATAATTTTGATCGAGTAACCCAAAACTACTTGACACTTGGAGCATTTGATTTTAATTCAATTATGTTATATGATTCCTATGCCTTTAGTGTAAATGGACAACCTATACTCACTAAAAAAGATGGTTCCGTTTTTTACGATAATAGCCAATTGTTCGAATTAGATAGGAGCTATGTTAATACATATTATATTCCGTACAAAAGTAATCCAAATGGGACAAGAGTTTTAATTGATGATCGAGTTTATAAAAGTGATAATTCATTAATGACTCAATTAGAACGCGATAATTTAGAACGAAAATTGAATGGAGAGCAACCGCTTTGGGATGGAACAGGAAAACCTCCTATGCAGTAA
- the rsmD gene encoding 16S rRNA (guanine(966)-N(2))-methyltransferase RsmD yields MRIISGKLKGRRLSPPKNLPVRPTTDMSKEALFNILNNHFNFTELQQVLDLFAGTGSISYEFASRGVENIVSIDADYGCVNFIKKTAKDFELNIVPYKSDVFKFLEKHQGTYDIVFADPPYDFTQEQFEKIITDILNNNILDEEGMLVVEHSKFTKLEHLPHFSFEKNYGGSVFTFFEYTTEEEDTED; encoded by the coding sequence ATGAGAATTATTTCAGGAAAATTAAAAGGAAGAAGACTGAGTCCACCTAAAAACTTACCTGTTCGCCCTACAACAGACATGAGTAAAGAAGCTTTGTTTAACATTTTAAACAATCACTTTAATTTCACTGAACTACAACAAGTCTTAGACTTATTTGCAGGTACAGGAAGTATTAGTTATGAGTTTGCTTCGAGAGGTGTGGAAAATATTGTCAGCATTGATGCGGATTATGGTTGTGTCAATTTTATTAAGAAAACAGCAAAAGACTTTGAATTAAATATCGTTCCTTACAAATCGGATGTCTTCAAATTTCTTGAAAAACACCAAGGAACCTATGATATTGTTTTTGCGGATCCACCTTATGATTTCACTCAAGAACAATTTGAAAAAATCATTACCGATATCTTAAACAACAACATCTTAGACGAAGAGGGAATGCTGGTAGTAGAGCATTCTAAATTCACTAAATTAGAGCACTTGCCTCATTTTTCATTTGAGAAAAACTACGGAGGTTCTGTCTTTACTTTTTTTGAATATACAACTGAGGAAGAAGATACAGAAGACTAA
- a CDS encoding DUF3822 family protein, protein MEQSLHKLIIQVSLQKFTFIVQHIESKQVLHFVSEGLNQNRTIEDQLHSLFAKHEILASSFEDILVLHDSNLNTFVPTALFDEQALGSYLQYNTKVFSTDFFAFDELTDKNINNVYIPYVQINNFLLDKLGEFTYQNINTALVHYVLDLSTIPKEMEVYAHVQKDHFELIVAQEGNLILFNSFLYNTAQDFIYYLLFVYEQLKLDPETVALKLLSRIDKDDSLFEQAYTYIRHVEILEEQATLAPSLLLHYQVPKQHYILFHL, encoded by the coding sequence ATGGAGCAAAGCTTACACAAACTTATCATTCAGGTTTCTCTTCAGAAATTTACGTTTATCGTTCAGCATATTGAATCGAAACAAGTTCTCCATTTTGTCTCAGAAGGACTCAACCAAAACAGAACAATTGAAGATCAGTTACATAGTCTCTTTGCTAAACATGAAATCTTAGCTTCTTCTTTTGAGGATATTTTAGTTTTACACGACAGCAATCTCAATACATTTGTACCTACCGCTCTGTTTGATGAACAAGCCTTAGGATCGTACTTACAGTACAATACCAAAGTATTTTCTACCGACTTCTTCGCCTTTGATGAGTTGACAGATAAAAACATCAACAACGTATATATTCCCTACGTGCAAATCAACAATTTCCTGTTGGATAAACTAGGAGAATTTACCTATCAAAACATCAATACCGCTTTAGTTCATTACGTATTAGATTTGTCTACTATACCGAAAGAAATGGAAGTGTATGCACACGTGCAAAAAGATCACTTTGAACTCATCGTTGCACAAGAAGGAAACTTAATTTTATTTAATTCCTTTTTATATAACACGGCTCAAGACTTTATCTACTACTTATTATTTGTATACGAACAGCTCAAATTAGATCCAGAAACAGTTGCTTTAAAACTGTTAAGTCGCATTGACAAAGATGACAGCTTATTTGAACAAGCCTATACCTATATTCGACATGTGGAAATTTTGGAGGAACAAGCAACCCTTGCCCCTTCTCTCCTATTGCATTATCAAGTACCCAAACAACATTATATTTTATTCCATCTATGA
- a CDS encoding ATP-dependent DNA helicase has product MRGTEFYKVLRHQFPYELTLKQDIFLQKIAEFITADQQDELFVLKGYAGTGKTTLLSVVVNQLRSIQKYAVMLAPTGRAAKVISSYAQRPAFTIHKYIYYPKPLKNGGGMQYTMRQNKHKNTIFIVDEASMIGDGSAGDSSMYPHGSLLDDLIYYVYAGQNCKLVLIGDVAQLPPINMTVSPALDTDQLSFHYNMPIHHIELDEVMRQEEDSGILYNATELRMLLDSHFMDTFQFNLYGFKDIIRLTDSYDIQDAIYSSYSNAGPEETMFIVRSNKRANAYNQQIRMRILDRESEIAAGDLLMVVKNNYYWLKDSTVTDFLANGDIIEILQIYKTIELYGFRFASVRIRMIDYDEMIPFDTVILLDTLTSESPALTYEESNRLYQEVLLDYEDEISKYKKNQKVKENEYFNALQVKFSYAVTCHKSQGGQWDTVFIEQPYLPEGINQDYVRWLYTAMTRAKSKLYLIGFQEEYFEEEMD; this is encoded by the coding sequence ATGAGAGGAACTGAATTTTACAAGGTATTACGACATCAATTTCCGTACGAACTGACGTTAAAACAAGATATTTTCTTACAGAAAATAGCGGAATTTATCACCGCAGATCAGCAAGATGAGTTGTTTGTTTTAAAGGGATATGCAGGTACGGGAAAAACGACGTTATTATCTGTCGTAGTCAATCAGTTGCGTTCGATTCAGAAATACGCAGTTATGCTGGCACCAACTGGACGTGCAGCGAAGGTGATTAGCAGCTATGCACAACGTCCAGCGTTTACTATTCACAAGTATATTTACTACCCTAAACCATTAAAAAATGGCGGAGGCATGCAATATACGATGCGTCAAAATAAGCATAAGAACACAATTTTTATTGTGGATGAAGCTTCGATGATTGGCGATGGATCTGCGGGAGATAGTAGCATGTATCCGCATGGATCGCTGTTGGATGATTTGATTTACTACGTATATGCAGGCCAAAACTGCAAGTTAGTTTTAATCGGAGATGTTGCGCAGCTTCCTCCCATCAATATGACTGTGAGTCCTGCTTTAGATACCGATCAATTGAGTTTTCACTACAATATGCCCATTCATCATATTGAATTGGATGAGGTAATGCGTCAAGAGGAAGATTCGGGTATTCTTTATAATGCAACGGAATTGCGTATGTTGTTGGACTCTCATTTTATGGATACGTTTCAATTTAATCTATACGGTTTTAAAGATATAATTCGCCTAACGGATAGTTATGATATCCAAGATGCTATTTATTCGTCTTATTCTAATGCTGGACCAGAAGAAACGATGTTTATTGTTCGATCAAATAAACGTGCCAATGCGTATAATCAGCAAATTCGAATGCGCATTTTAGATCGAGAAAGTGAAATAGCAGCAGGCGATTTGTTGATGGTAGTAAAAAACAATTACTATTGGTTAAAAGATTCGACAGTGACTGATTTTTTAGCCAATGGAGATATCATTGAAATCTTACAGATTTACAAAACGATTGAACTTTATGGTTTCCGATTTGCCTCAGTGCGCATTCGCATGATTGATTACGATGAGATGATTCCTTTTGATACGGTTATTCTATTGGATACCCTGACAAGTGAGTCACCAGCCTTGACCTATGAAGAGAGCAATCGCTTGTATCAAGAAGTATTGTTGGATTATGAGGATGAGATTTCTAAGTACAAAAAGAACCAAAAAGTAAAAGAGAACGAATACTTTAATGCTTTGCAGGTGAAATTTTCTTATGCAGTTACCTGTCATAAATCACAAGGTGGGCAGTGGGATACGGTTTTTATTGAACAACCCTACTTGCCAGAGGGAATTAATCAAGATTACGTGCGATGGTTGTATACCGCGATGACACGTGCAAAGAGTAAATTGTATCTCATTGGTTTTCAAGAGGAGTATTTTGAGGAAGAAATGGATTAG
- the kdsB gene encoding 3-deoxy-manno-octulosonate cytidylyltransferase: MKVIAVIPARYASTRFPAKLMQELGGKTIIRRTYEATVATGLFDDVFVVTDSPLIFDEILQHGGKVVRSVKEHESGSDRIAEAVAAIEADIVINVQGDEPFVNKENLEQLIQIFIEDSEKQVDLASLMTPIDDWAIIENPNNVKVVIDENMMALYFSRSVIPYPRDKETAVQYYQHIGVYAFRREALLAFTTWPMKFLEATEKLEQLRYLEYGKRIKMAISHHLGVGIDTPEDLERAKALLASEG; encoded by the coding sequence ATGAAAGTAATTGCGGTTATTCCGGCACGTTATGCCTCTACGCGTTTTCCTGCGAAATTAATGCAGGAATTGGGAGGGAAAACCATTATTCGAAGAACGTATGAAGCAACTGTAGCCACAGGGCTTTTTGATGATGTATTTGTAGTGACGGATTCACCTTTGATTTTTGATGAGATTCTACAACACGGAGGTAAAGTGGTTCGCAGTGTAAAAGAACACGAAAGTGGCAGTGATCGTATTGCTGAAGCTGTTGCAGCTATAGAAGCAGACATTGTGATTAATGTACAAGGCGATGAACCGTTTGTCAACAAAGAAAATCTAGAACAGCTGATTCAAATTTTTATAGAAGACAGCGAAAAACAAGTTGATTTAGCTTCCTTGATGACTCCCATTGATGATTGGGCGATTATTGAAAACCCAAACAATGTAAAAGTTGTAATTGATGAAAATATGATGGCGTTGTACTTCTCTCGTTCCGTTATTCCTTACCCCAGAGATAAAGAAACAGCCGTACAATACTATCAACATATAGGGGTATATGCTTTTCGAAGAGAAGCTTTGTTAGCGTTTACAACTTGGCCGATGAAATTCCTAGAAGCAACAGAAAAACTGGAGCAGTTGCGTTATTTGGAATATGGAAAGCGCATTAAAATGGCCATTTCACATCACCTTGGAGTCGGAATTGATACACCAGAAGATTTAGAACGTGCCAAAGCTTTATTGGCAAGTGAAGGATAA
- a CDS encoding branched-chain amino acid aminotransferase — MSLETKFELSIDKIEKSRVDSIDFENVKFGSIFTDHMLVCHYKDGKWGKVEIKPYGPMSFAPSINVFHYGQAIFEGMKAYKDSNDDVWLFRPRENWARFNKSAERMAMPHIDEERFIDGLKALLNLDREWVRKGEGNSLYLRPFMVGTHEGVVAGPSSEFMFCVICSPARTYYSGKVKVQVAEHYSRAANGGVGYTKCSGNYGGQFYPTQLAQKEGYQQIIWTDDATHTKLEEAGTMNVFFRIGDTLITAPTSERILDGVTRKSLIDIAKSKGINVEVRSIVVQELLDAHAKGELLEIFGAGTAVTIGQIEGFAYQQKYCELPNVKDEDSYAIMLKTNLQGIQQKAIEDTFNWTEKI, encoded by the coding sequence ATGAGTTTAGAAACAAAATTTGAACTTTCTATTGACAAGATAGAAAAGTCTAGAGTCGATTCAATTGATTTCGAGAATGTAAAATTTGGATCTATTTTCACGGATCATATGTTGGTTTGTCATTATAAAGATGGTAAATGGGGAAAAGTGGAAATCAAACCTTATGGACCAATGAGTTTCGCACCTTCAATTAACGTGTTCCACTACGGACAAGCAATTTTTGAAGGGATGAAAGCGTACAAAGACAGCAACGACGACGTATGGTTATTCCGTCCACGCGAGAACTGGGCTCGTTTTAATAAATCTGCAGAACGTATGGCTATGCCACACATCGATGAAGAAAGATTTATTGATGGTTTAAAGGCACTTTTAAATTTAGATAGAGAATGGGTAAGAAAAGGAGAAGGAAACTCGTTATACTTACGTCCATTTATGGTTGGTACACACGAAGGTGTTGTTGCTGGTCCGTCTAGCGAATTTATGTTCTGCGTAATTTGTTCTCCTGCTCGTACTTACTACTCAGGAAAAGTAAAAGTACAAGTTGCAGAGCACTATAGCCGTGCAGCTAACGGAGGTGTTGGTTACACTAAATGTTCAGGAAACTACGGTGGACAATTCTACCCTACTCAATTGGCTCAAAAAGAAGGATACCAACAAATAATCTGGACAGATGATGCTACACATACAAAATTAGAAGAAGCTGGAACAATGAACGTATTCTTCAGAATTGGAGATACTTTAATTACAGCTCCTACTAGCGAGCGAATCTTAGATGGAGTAACAAGAAAAAGTTTAATTGACATTGCTAAAAGCAAAGGAATTAACGTTGAAGTTCGCTCTATCGTTGTTCAAGAGTTATTAGATGCTCACGCTAAAGGTGAATTACTAGAAATCTTTGGTGCTGGAACTGCCGTAACAATCGGACAAATTGAAGGTTTTGCTTACCAACAAAAATACTGCGAACTGCCAAATGTGAAAGATGAAGATTCTTACGCTATCATGTTGAAAACAAACTTACAAGGTATTCAACAAAAAGCAATTGAAGACACTTTCAACTGGACAGAAAAAATATAA
- a CDS encoding DUF4920 domain-containing protein translates to MKYFVLTLGLLALATTSCTKKQEKQADQEVATVLAKEYETFGQDLDAKQTVLSKEDMWKKYDHLKEGDTLHVAFTSTIKEVCQKKGCWMQVALDQEKSSFVRFKDYGFFAPMNAAGHEVVMQGKAFVSVVSIDELKHYAKDAGKSEAEIAAITEPKVTYSFEAEGIAIVK, encoded by the coding sequence ATGAAATACTTCGTATTAACTTTAGGATTATTAGCTTTAGCAACAACTAGTTGTACAAAGAAACAAGAAAAACAGGCAGATCAAGAAGTAGCGACTGTTCTTGCAAAAGAATATGAAACTTTTGGACAAGATTTGGATGCAAAACAAACCGTTTTGTCTAAAGAAGACATGTGGAAAAAATATGACCATTTAAAAGAGGGAGATACCTTACACGTGGCTTTTACCTCTACTATTAAAGAAGTATGTCAGAAAAAGGGATGTTGGATGCAAGTAGCTTTGGATCAGGAGAAAAGTAGCTTTGTTCGCTTTAAAGATTATGGTTTTTTTGCACCTATGAACGCAGCAGGGCATGAAGTAGTTATGCAAGGAAAAGCTTTTGTATCTGTAGTGTCTATTGATGAGTTAAAGCACTATGCTAAAGATGCAGGAAAGAGTGAAGCTGAAATTGCAGCCATTACGGAACCTAAGGTGACATATTCTTTCGAGGCAGAGGGTATTGCAATTGTTAAATAG